The window TCATTCAACTTATTAAGAACAATGATTAGAAAAGCTACggaaaattattatcatctaCCATTGAATCATGAACAAATTTCCTGTCTATTAAATAACAtcaataatgaattaaatcattttaataaaaataccattgatgatttaaataatacaattattaaatcaaataaaaataatgaagaaactCAATCAcaagaattaattgatcaaaatttctcaaagaagaaagagtctgaatatgaattaatgaaaatattattattggatgCAAAAGAAGTTTCTTTAATTGtggaaaatattttggatCAAGTCTGTAATAATGgaatttattcaaagatTAATTCTGATGTTTCATCATgcattctttttatttgtgAAGCCGTTTCtctaaatataaaaaaaggTCAAACATTTCTTTCAAACGTATTAAAATGTATTTGGAGGGTTAataatgtaaatattttaaactCAGTTGTACATGGATTCTTCATTATAATGTTTAATAATGTCTCCAATTTTTCAAATCCTGATAATCAggaaaattatattcaaaatgaatTAGAGAATGAAgatcaaaatttaaagctccaatttaatgaaaaaatagtaataaatcaaattgCAGTTAAAAATCTTCTTAAAGTGGTTGAATTATTTAGTGAAGATGATATGATgaatttttcaaagttattGGAGCATTTAACCTCAAAAAATACACAAATATCTAAAAAATATACTCagaattttgatttatctTTGCTGAAAAACTATACtataaatgaaatttctttaatcaTAAATAATCTATCAAATTTAAGTATTGAAACAGAAAAGAACTTAAAATCATTACTTGAATTACTTTTGGTAATTATGAAAGTTGAATCTTTGAATAGTAATCAAATGATTGAAATCGATAACAAGaaagattcaaattttgaaattatttatcaaCTATTTTTGGATTCTGCATCAAATAAGAActattcaatttttgattattcaattgaatgcttgaatttaattaaaataaataatcaagaTTATATAAATGAGATTTTATTAACTTATATAgcaattttatcaaattttgacTACAGactaataaataattctcttttcattaatattattaattcagtatttaatttaatagcAAATccatcaaatattaaatttttgtatattaaagaaaataaatcaaaagtTTTATATATCgacttttttattaataaactaTTTGGCTATTTTCATAAAAGACttataaattcaaaagaattaagTATTGTTGAATTATCTCAAATAACCAACTTATTGAGTCATATTGTATTGAAATATGGAAATTTTGTTGagaatttatataataaatggAAATATTTACATTCAGTCAGTCAAAAAAACGCTTCAGAAAAAACTAAATTacttaaagaaaagaataatgaATGCggaataattaatttagaaGAGGagtattttgaatatattcaaatgatATTAGAAAATCAACTTCTTTCTAATGATAgcattttttattttattgtaCCAATCATTAATTTACTATCAAGAGATCCAAGTTTAATCACAGATTTTAGTAGTATTAAAAATGGTGAGAGTGATCTTCAGTGGCAACTTGATTACTCCAGAAATTGTGCATTGATTTCATTATGTAAATTAACTTCATTAACAaccaaattattaaatattaatgaaaagaCGACAATGAATGATATTTCTGGCCAGaactttaatataaattcaaaattatcaaatttatttgaaatgcCAAACatacaattaatattttcttttctttataacccatcttcatttaattttattagtAAAGGTCAAATGGATGATATAATGCTAAATATAATACTTTGTACAAATGACTTGTTAATAAGGtatccaaatattattgatccATGGATGGAAAAACAGTATTCTCTTTTGAACTTGGAagataattctaataatacaGAAATTAACagtttaaaatataatattatgttgattattaattacttaTTGAATATAGGCTTCATAAAGCCAAAagatatattattgttgAGTTATCTCAAATGCATTAACAAAAAATCAGAATTCAGTTCTGAGCTTTCCAGTCTTGCAAACTCATTCTTTCAAGAATTTTTCAAGGATTTGAATAATCAACTTGCcgtaaatattatttcactATTAATTAACCAGCTGGCACTGGaatattctaataattataCTGATAAGACGAAAACTCAAACAATTATTCACCAAACTCACTACTTGcttcattttattaataataaagatattgTTTGTTCTGGGCTAATTCctaaatttttttccagAATTTCTCTACTTAATGATCCAAAAGCCATTGAATTGTACGTTATTGCACTTGAGTCACTAAAACTAGGCTCAAAAACTAGGTGTATTAGCAggattattgaaaatttgaatttgattaCCTTCcatattcaagaatttgattttttaaagCAATATTTTGcaaaaattcttcaaaatcatATAAATTCTAGTCAATGCGATACTAATTCTGAATTACTTTCATTATTGAATGAGGAAAATTTGGCAAATTCTAAAACTAATTCAAACCATATTAATGAGGGAACAAATCAACTAAGTTCTAATGCTGAAAATAAACCAAAAAActgaatattaatttttaaatttaattatatattaatatattctgtAAACGCaaagttaatttataaaaatattttattattttctaaagaaaataCTTTTCAAAATTCTACTGCATGCATTTTTGCATTACGTGtaatttgaattgaaattaataaatgtttacttaaaaaatatatatttacatatatatatatatagaataaactgaaaaaaatataatttttttaaaattttgttaatttaTCTAATTTGTTCTAATCAAGTGATTTGAATGTAATgcaaatattcattaacAACTGACTTAAACGAAGTAAAAACTAATTATATAAGAATAACAATGACTTATCGAGTCagttatttttaacttATTAATAAGTTATTTGGAATGACAGAATTATAATTtgtatattaaaaaaatttttttttcccaaatagcaattttaatattacaatttaaactaataatttcttgACCGCTCAAAGAGGGTTTTTGACTAGAAAATAAGCAGCTTTAATAACCATTGAAActcttttcaaaaaataagagTATAttagtttattattaaaccCTAAATTgcagaatttattaattaaataaatttagcatatatttgaatctcAATAATTTGGGAAAATGAACAATGAGGTGACATACAAAGTCAATACACCTTtcataaataaaataaattgtgATTACGTAAgcaataatagaaaaataagTAATGATTCAGAccaaattattgataattatGAAGATTCAGAATTAATAACAGACTCTGAAAGCTCAGATTTATCTTTGcctattaataatataggtagaatgatgaaattatcTATACCTGGCTCAGCCAAAATTTCTAGAGAGTCAAAGATGTTAATGCAACAAATTTCTAAGGATTTTATTGGTTGTATTTCATCTCAAGCAGGAGTTATTTGTACGAGTAATAAACGGCGTGTATTAAATGGTGAAGACATTATTAATGCTTTATCTTCTTTTGGTTTTGGCGATTATACAGATACACTGatcaattatttgaatatttggaGGGATGTAAAGCAATCTAGAAACATAAAGTCATATAGTAATATCTATAGATCCAATAGCTCacaattaaattttaatgaaaattacCAAATTCCTACGGAAAATTCCAAACAATTTTATGGTGTTGATcagaaatttgaaaataattacgTTAATAAATCTCTAATTGATGATCAAAAGCctataaataatgaatataataaatatttcattcaaaACAATAGCCCAACAAATAATCAACAAATTACTTATACAAATTTACCAAAATGTATGAATAATGCTGTATATGAATATGTTAATTTGAACATAGataagaatattaattcacAAAAATATCCAGAAAATACTATAGAAGATACAAATGCTCACTATAGTACAAATAAAAGCCATTTTAatacattattattatcacCTACAAGAAGTATCAATTTTCTAAATGAATCTTCTCCAGATACTCCAAAATCATCATTTCCACCTAATCAATGTggtaaaagaaaaagaattgaaCAGGAAGAATctaaaatagaaaatgtTGCTGATAATATCGAACAGAATATAGACTTTAATGCAAAATATAACatgaattataatataaaaaattcaacagatgttgaattaattgaaaataatgcatttcaaggaaataaaaaatcaacCATTAATTTTTCGAGAAATTGTAATAGCTTGGAGTATTCATATAATCAATATAAACAAgatgatatatttttaaataaaaacgAAACTGCATTCGATTGTTATTTTTCATCAgatttatatattcaagaaGAAAGCGAAAATGACTCGGAATATAATGCATACCCAAGCggattatttatttcttgaaaaataaagttattaaatcaacaatttatattatattgtttttcttattaTAGTTCTCATAAAATTCTATTAACGAATGAGGTATTCGAGGctttactttatttaaagCAAAAGATATATCTCTCCAAGTAAACTTGGCATGGTTACTAATTGAATCTTTGTTAGAATTTAAGCGGTTTGTAATAGTCCTTCTAATAACCTGCATCATAGTTTCCCTGCATAATAAAGCAAGTTCTGCACCGCTGTAACCGTTTGTTAAATTTACCAGTGAATCAATCATTTCATCATAACTATCAAAGATTTCCATATTAGTTATATTATCACACAATTCAATAACTTCTAGGCTATCAATATTATGATTCGTAGCATTTAAACTGTCTAAATTTCCTTCAAAGCTAgttccattattattattatctttattacaatcatcaatttgaatataattttttgattttaaataaatattcaaaattttctttcttgcTTTTGAATCAGGGAGtccaatatatataattcgATCAAGTCTTCCAGGTCTAAGTAGTGCAGAATCTAATAAGTCGGGCCTATTAGTTGCGCCAATTACAATGACTTGTTTATTTGTTGTAATTCCATCCATTTCATTTAACATTTGTGAAAGAACTCTAGTGCTGACATCAGAAGTATTTGACATACTTTCTCTATTTACTCCAATTGcatcaatttcatcaaaaaaaataatacaagGAGAATTTTGTCTGGCTTTTCTAAAAATTTCACGTATAGACTTTTCAGATTCTCCTACccattttgaaaaaagttCAGGACCTTTTACACTAATGAAATTCATTTTACTCTCAGTAGCAACAGCTTTTGCCATTAATGTTTTTGAACATCCAGGTGGACCATATAGCAAGACTCCACTTGGAGgctttattttcatatattcaaaaagttCAGAGTGAATTAATGGCCATTCAACACATTCTTTAAGCTGTTCCTTAACTTCTTCATATCCTCCTATATCGTTCCAGTCAGTTTTGGGAATTTCTATAGCAAGTTCCCTAAGTGCAGAAggtttaatatttttaacaCTATTATGAATATCATCAAATGAAAGAAGTGTAAATTGATCATTGTCAACAAATTCTGTATTTGTGGTTCTTTCTAGAAACCTATTTATAGACTCGTTGATTAACATCTTTAAATCTGCGCCAACAAAGGCTTGAGTTTCATCGACTAGAGAATCTATTTCAgaatcatttaaattatttggaatatcGATTAGCATAAGCTCAAGAATTTCCTTCCTTTCTAAACTATTTGGTACTTCCACTGCTATTTCACGGTCAATTCTTCCAGCTCTTCTTAAAGCAGGATCGATTTCATTAGGTTTATTTGTCGTTGCAATCAATGTTACAcgattattttcatcaaatcCATCTAGTAAAGATAAGATTGCTGTTagatattttttgttttgatCATTTATTCCTGAAAAGCTATCCCTACTACCacaaattaaatcaatCTCATCAATAAATAGTATAGTATAAATGAATTCATCTTTCTTTGAGTTATCTTTTACCTTTTGGATactattaaagaaatggttatcttcatcatctgtattattactaatattactCCCATCTATAACGATAAAATCAACGGATAATTCTAAGTCAGAATCTTGCTTAAATGttgtaattaattcaatttcttctgCAATAGAACGAGCAATCAAAGTTTTTCCTGTCCCTGGTGGGCCATATAACAATATTCCTTTAGAAGGTTTTATTCCAAAAGATGAgtaaatttttgaaaatttgagGGGATTTATAAtacatttattaatttcgTGTTTCAAATGATTCATTCCTCCTATTTTATCCAGCCCATATTTCCTTTTACTTTGAGTTGGTTCATCGCTTATAATGCTATCTTTTTTCTCATTACTTTTGCTTTTcttcttaatattaaataaattgttttCAAAAACTAATTCAATTTTCGTTTGGTTACCTATCTTCACAACTTTTGAATAGTCCTCAGAAAATTCCTGGTTCCTATTAAATTCATACACTTTAAAGTAGTAAACCATGGACGCAATTTgtattgaaattatattaCCTTGAAACACGCAAATTCCTCTAGATCTTGAAATGATGAGTTGTTGAATACCCTTATTATCATTGATAAATTCTGGAGtagattttgataaatacttcatattattcaaagagttatttaaatcaagaattccaaaaaattGTAGTATACAATGTTTATTAACCtctatattaatattattgtcCTTGGCAAAACTTCTCAAAGGAAATACTTCCAATTGGCCAGAATCTTCATCTATTATATTTAGGTTATTCATAACCAACTCTCCAATCAGTCCTTGGTTATCtccaaatttaatatttgattccAATGATCTGACTGTCACACACGTAGATTTTTCCAGATATCTTATTACACAAATAGTACCATTTGCTATTCctatttgatttaatgTACTTTCAGAAACACGCAATTCCAAGATATTTGACCTTGAAATATCCTTGCTTATTGTAATATTTAGTAAATATGGCCATTTTAGtggaatatttatatttgattcactttttattaattcatttttttcttcattaaaagaatttttttgtttctgtttatttttcatttcattattaaataaataagttACTGTTTAAAATAGtgatgaatatttttctatttaaataattatttttttaaaaaaataattatttaaatttatttacaaaaaattacaagttttattaaattgcCGGTATTGGTCTAATTATACATTAAATTCATATGGACAATAATTTTACATACCccagaattaattaaattttttttgtggcaaaatatttttttgagaatttaTAACCGGTTTTCATGcgtttgaaaaaaatataaaataatttgaaaaaatagaTCAAGttgttttttaaaattaaaaaaaacagctttatataataaaattctaGTGAATTTATTACGAAAATATAATGACTTAAGATTAATCATGATcattttatcattaaagTACTGAATGCAATTtcttaataaagaaattaaaaagatatgtggaataaatatcatcaaaaaaatatttgtttttgaaaatgaacgAAGACACTCTGAGAGAGATGGTTATAATAATGGGTTTGCTATCGAAAAATATCATGGAGCTATTAAAGACTTTAACAATAAGAAAAGTCCTAATATTTTGAACCAATACAGAAACGAATTTGGGAAAacatttaaaagaaatatcgATAATATTTCTCAGGTCTCTTTTTacaaattaaaagaattgaataatttttgttttattgtCAAAGAAgttgattttgaaaatacCCAATTAACTAAGTATATCTGGAAAACTGTAGGGGCcaatttgaatcaaaaaattgatataaatgaattaataaatatattaatcaaaaaaaatgaaaataaataccttgaaaaattaaaatatttagagTTGATCTTGCAGGTTGAAagcaaattcaaattaattattgataaaatatttgggaatttaattaaatatttaaagtttgataaaaatattggagaaaaaaaaatggattTTTTTGATCTAATTATAATGGAATGCCCTTCCATTagatattttgaaaaaatattatttaacaatattaaatccccaaactttgaaaattttgcTGAATGCCTATATGACAGATTGATAAAAACCCTTAAACTTAATGATGATCATGAATTGAATACTATTATTCACCAAATTGCTAATATTGCATTAATTTCAGAACACTTATTCAAACTGTGGTCAAAAGAATTTGGAGAATTGcattttcattcaaatttgatGGAAAATTTTCAATCTAGTAGTGAAAAAGAAGTTAATAGTGATAAGAAGGACTTGCTAGAccttattttaatttatggATTTTTAATTGGGAATAAACTAGAAAACAAAGTGCttaaagataaagaaattttagTTATCTTAAATAAACTTAGTAAATTACTGAAAGAAGCAAATCATTTTCCCATttataatcaaattaaattgTTGATcgaattaattatattacaATTATCTCaagaatcaattaattctcCTGAAATAAAGCTATGCACATTGAAAATTGTTAATGAAGTTATTGAAAATagctttaataatttattagtcgcattaattattggaaatatttttaaaaattacgactataaaatttcaagtaaagacaaaatattacatgaagaattaatttctattattaataaatacttcttgaaagaaaaaactaTGAACAATAATCAACTTTTAAAAAGTGGCATTaacatattaataaataatatagatattgaaaatttagaactaatattaaataaattcttgATTAATTCTAGTATGATAAAAAGTATCTTcgaattaatttttattaagaTACAAAGTCAAATATTAAGTTGTATAGATACTTTGAAAGAAGACCATTTTGAACcaaaacaaattaattttggtTTATTGAATCAAgtgattaatttttataaagatacaaatttgaataacaATTATTTAGAGAATTCTATTATGTTAAACTTTATAAaaactttgaaaatgacggaggaaaaaaaaattaataatgaagaaaacaAATCTGTTAAGTTTAACATCGAACAAAGTAAAGTCAAcgtaataaaattaatttctatgATTAACacaaaatttgataaatattatgaaCACAAAGTTGAAGAACATAAactaattaaaataatcaattctTATTGTTTAAgcaaaattattcaaaatattttgaaggAAAATTTAACAAAAGACTCTTGTAATTGGGGATTAATTCATGAAggaataaaatttttaaataattatttattattagcattcaattttaatttattggaaaacattgatgaaatttatgaattttccaaatttaccatgaatgaaataaaaaaatgtttcaTTAATGATAAATCAAACCAAATAGAATTGAAATCTTCTATTCCacaatcaaatatatacttTGAAGTATTGAGATTAATACATAATGCATCTTACAtttcaaattataaaacaaaagaaaatactgatattgattctttacaattattaaatcaagGTATTATtccttttaatttaaatattaaagaagataatcaggattttctattaacaaaaataaatgattaCTTTAATTCTgctattaataaaaaagatataaccaaatctaataataacaataatataaatttaatctTCATTCATGGGTTTCTTGGAAGTGCTTTTAAATCTTGGAATATTGATATATCtaaagaaagtaaaattccaataattattgatgataattttcaaagtaatattattgcaGAGCACagaaaagaagataattcaaatattaaattaattcaaaaaaaaaattcgaATATTATCTCAAAActggaaaaaaataattatttaatttggCCAAGAATACTATTATCTGAAAACAAAAATCTGAAAATGTTTGCAGTTGATTATTCACACgaaatatttaatcaaaatcaatcaattactttaaaagaaatttctgaagaaatttatttaaaattattaaaagcaaatattttaacaaaagatataaaaaattatcaagaaaaaaataatataataatttgtcATTCAATGGGTGGAATATTACTAaaactaataatatcaaaCCATCCAGAGATTACTAAAAGTATTAAAgggataatattttttgggACTCCTCACTTTGGAACAAATCTACATTcgaatataattaaaattttaaaaaaaaaagtttcaTCTTATATTATAGAACTTTCTTCTCATTATAACATcaaacaattaaaaaaattgaattccagatttcaaaaattgatttattcaattccAAAACAAGAAAGGccattaatatattcattttcagaATGTCTACCATGCAAAATACCATTcttgtttaatattagtaaagTAATAGTTCCacattttaattcaaatccATTTATTGGTAacttttttatattaaaaacagATCATAACTTTATAAATAAGCTAACAATTTACAGAAGTGATATAAGATATTTGCTTATTcagaatttaattgatttataaCGCATTAATTTTGTTGAAATCAAAATTCCAGTTCTTGAGACGATCAATATTGTTTTGTGAAATTGAGACAATAATGAATGAGGTAAGATATTTTAGGATAAATAGTATTAgccaaataataataatgtgATTAATGCACAAAGCTGAGTGTAATCTTGAGAATAGTAAAACAcacattaataaaatagtaAGTGGTAGTGATATAAAGCCTATTCTTCTCGAAACTATATATGGAAATGCATAAATACCTCttaatttctttgaaataaaaataggATCTTGTTTTGAAGTCTTTGATTCAactttattgaaattatcgctcttcattttctttattttagcatcatctttattttgtATTGAAGAAACATCTGTTTCTAAACCTATAGTATTTCCTCTAAATAAGGAATATGTGCCTTGTCTAGTTAGGTTTCCAATGgaagaagaattattattaaatttgctattattaaatgtgCTTTTACtgattaatttttcaaaagaattattttcttccaggtttttttattaaaatcaatcattaaatattgaaatgcTTGATTTGAACCTCTTGAAAGTAAAATATCACCAATCAATGGATCTAAATAACTAAAATAGCAATTGGAATTAATCTTGGTAAATTTTACAAGAAATGAATGGTTAAACCAATCAACGATAATTTCT is drawn from Cryptosporidium parvum Iowa II chromosome 4, whole genome shotgun sequence and contains these coding sequences:
- a CDS encoding Low complexity protein, with amino-acid sequence MKDNIKFYQFIIPKKDSNLLKFLNDVEIIYKDDEAVLCIKNNKFSLGSNNDGVTFNSIINYLQEDLLGIFKFDSNNEKDHYSEAGIPLGLYYMLSISYLWSKIIHIPEKKMFLGLILRNIEILNQFLINNTEKSHINNLFNMMIFCITNIVIQEFDILESLINEDKKKLESKYYNTKNMKNTKSRKRKNSKFNYEIDEDDDSFSESETEFDNNDSFDKDQVENTDFEINFNVENIQSSKLLKDSSILEISFLLVKYLIKLSKNYININFSTIGLSEWSLILSLRIINLLKKLVAEYEIEAFNNKSKINLVKWENLSENLLINILKSIIITKKCKETDEDENLNSCLFDIITNCFINGSIDLISNVNNGNNPNNRNNIIVKDFPSFITTITIQISEELSNSLFVYILENLGIYWIKMDKIEDIGEDDNIIVYISSYVESISVNNPNTILNNISLIRRILKVMISYKLRSCFISSIANSFIEMKNKNSIESCYNLNTSQNIDDNNNSIDYTLENRSQIIEYIDLLLERIYDKHHNCRTRSIQSIQRLFVNDIIPYSFFITILKEIKMRTLDESSHTRSSSFNLLRTMIRKATENYYHLPLNHEQISCLLNNINNELNHFNKNTIDDLNNTIIKSNKNNEETQSQELIDQNFSKKKESEYELMKILLLDAKEVSLIVENILDQVCNNGIYSKINSDVSSCILFICEAVSLNIKKGQTFLSNVLKCIWRVNNVNILNSVVHGFFIIMFNNVSNFSNPDNQENYIQNELENEDQNLKLQFNEKIVINQIAVKNLLKVVELFSEDDMMNFSKLLEHLTSKNTQISKKYTQNFDLSLLKNYTINEISLIINNLSNLSIETEKNLKSLLELLLVIMKVESLNSNQMIEIDNKKDSNFEIIYQLFLDSASNKNYSIFDYSIECLNLIKINNQDYINEILLTYIAILSNFDYRLINNSLFINIINSVFNLIANPSNIKFLYIKENKSKVLYIDFFINKLFGYFHKRLINSKELSIVELSQITNLLSHIVLKYGNFVENLYNKWKYLHSVSQKNASEKTKLLKEKNNECGIINLEEEYFEYIQMILENQLLSNDSIFYFIVPIINLLSRDPSLITDFSSIKNGESDLQWQLDYSRNCALISLCKLTSLTTKLLNINEKTTMNDISGQNFNINSKLSNLFEMPNIQLIFSFLYNPSSFNFISKGQMDDIMLNIILCTNDLLIRYPNIIDPWMEKQYSLLNLEDNSNNTEINSLKYNIMLIINYLLNIGFIKPKDILLLSYLKCINKKSEFSSELSSLANSFFQEFFKDLNNQLAVNIISLLINQLALEYSNNYTDKTKTQTIIHQTHYLLHFINNKDIVCSGLIPKFFSRISLLNDPKAIELYVIALESLKLGSKTRCISRIIENLNLITFHIQEFDFLKQYFAKILQNHINSSQCDTNSELLSLLNEENLANSKTNSNHINEGTNQLSSNAENKPKN
- a CDS encoding CCAAT-box DNA binding protein subunit B: MNNEVTYKVNTPFINKINCDYVSNNRKISNDSDQIIDNYEDSELITDSESSDLSLPINNIGRMMKLSIPGSAKISRESKMLMQQISKDFIGCISSQAGVICTSNKRRVLNGEDIINALSSFGFGDYTDTLINYLNIWRDVKQSRNIKSYSNIYRSNSSQLNFNENYQIPTENSKQFYGVDQKFENNYVNKSLIDDQKPINNEYNKYFIQNNSPTNNQQITYTNLPKCMNNAVYEYVNLNIDKNINSQKYPENTIEDTNAHYSTNKSHFNTLLLSPTRSINFLNESSPDTPKSSFPPNQCGKRKRIEQEESKIENVADNIEQNIDFNAKYNMNYNIKNSTDVELIENNAFQGNKKSTINFSRNCNSLEYSYNQYKQDDIFLNKNETAFDCYFSSDLYIQEESENDSEYNAYPSGLFIS
- a CDS encoding CDC48 like AAA ATpase, whose translation is TVTYLFNNEMKNKQKQKNSFNEEKNELIKSESNINIPLKWPYLLNITISKDISRSNILELRVSESTLNQIGIANGTICVIRYLEKSTCVTVRSLESNIKFGDNQGLIGELVMNNLNIIDEDSGQLEVFPLRSFAKDNNINIEVNKHCILQFFGILDLNNSLNNMKYLSKSTPEFINDNKGIQQLIISRSRGICVFQGNIISIQIASMVYYFKVYEFNRNQEFSEDYSKVVKIGNQTKIELVFENNLFNIKKKSKSNEKKDSIISDEPTQSKRKYGLDKIGGMNHLKHEINKCIINPLKFSKIYSSFGIKPSKGILLYGPPGTGKTLIARSIAEEIELITTFKQDSDLELSVDFIVIDGSNISNNTDDEDNHFFNSIQKVKDNSKKDEFIYTILFIDEIDLICGSRDSFSGINDQNKKYLTAILSLLDGFDENNRVTLIATTNKPNEIDPALRRAGRIDREIAVEVPNSLERKEILELMLIDIPNNLNDSEIDSLVDETQAFVGADLKMLINESINRFLERTTNTEFVDNDQFTLLSFDDIHNSVKNIKPSALRELAIEIPKTDWNDIGGYEEVKEQLKECVEWPLIHSELFEYMKIKPPSGVLLYGPPGCSKTLMAKAVATESKMNFISVKGPELFSKWVGESEKSIREIFRKARQNSPCIIFFDEIDAIGVNRESMSNTSDVSTRVLSQMLNEMDGITTNKQVIVIGATNRPDLLDSALLRPGRLDRIIYIGLPDSKARKKILNIYLKSKNYIQIDDCNKDNNNNGTSFEGNLDSLNATNHNIDSLEVIELCDNITNMEIFDSYDEMIDSLVNLTNGYSGAELALLCRETMMQVIRRTITNRLNSNKDSISNHAKFTWRDISFALNKVKPRIPHSLIEFYENYNKKNNII
- a CDS encoding possible HSMGG motif (esterase?), with product MQFLNKEIKKICGINIIKKIFVFENERRHSERDGYNNGFAIEKYHGAIKDFNNKKSPNILNQYRNEFGKTFKRNIDNISQVSFYKLKELNNFCFIVKEVDFENTQLTKYIWKTVGANLNQKIDINELINILIKKNENKYLEKLKYLELILQVESKFKLIIDKIFGNLIKYLKFDKNIGEKKMDFFDLIIMECPSIRYFEKILFNNIKSPNFENFAECLYDRLIKTLKLNDDHELNTIIHQIANIALISEHLFKLWSKEFGELHFHSNLMENFQSSSEKEVNSDKKDLLDLILIYGFLIGNKLENKVLKDKEILVILNKLSKLLKEANHFPIYNQIKLLIELIILQLSQESINSPEIKLCTLKIVNEVIENSFNNLLVALIIGNIFKNYDYKISSKDKILHEELISIINKYFLKEKTMNNNQLLKSGINILINNIDIENLELILNKFLINSSMIKSIFELIFIKIQSQILSCIDTLKEDHFEPKQINFGLLNQVINFYKDTNLNNNYLENSIMLNFIKTLKMTEEKKINNEENKSVKFNIEQSKVNVIKLISMINTKFDKYYEHKVEEHKLIKIINSYCLSKIIQNILKENLTKDSCNWGLIHEGIKFLNNYLLLAFNFNLLENIDEIYEFSKFTMNEIKKCFINDKSNQIELKSSIPQSNIYFEVLRLIHNASYISNYKTKENTDIDSLQLLNQGIIPFNLNIKEDNQDFLLTKINDYFNSAINKKDITKSNNNNNINLIFIHGFLGSAFKSWNIDISKESKIPIIIDDNFQSNIIAEHRKEDNSNIKLIQKKNSNIISKLEKNNYLIWPRILLSENKNLKMFAVDYSHEIFNQNQSITLKEISEEIYLKLLKANILTKDIKNYQEKNNIIICHSMGGILLKLIISNHPEITKSIKGIIFFGTPHFGTNLHSNIIKILKKKVSSYIIELSSHYNIKQLKKLNSRFQKLIYSIPKQERPLIYSFSECLPCKIPFLFNISKVIVPHFNSNPFIGNFFILKTDHNFINKLTIYRSDIRYLLIQNLIDL